The Sebastes fasciatus isolate fSebFas1 chromosome 13, fSebFas1.pri, whole genome shotgun sequence genome includes a region encoding these proteins:
- the LOC141780917 gene encoding uncharacterized protein LOC141780917: protein MMAAAELDSKSEATDTVPEAPEHEQILNIMSYAQRGRMDEQRCSLNPVKTGQIKTTPAGSNYGQHLDDTLRVSLPGFNYQEPGSNNHHGSAPQISVTECTPDTHRKLLVVPHNQGQDELPDEQQKFMNMISHAQRGRMDDQSCSLDPSKSAPCTPKPKDRKSAASASNTGPDSEVFFNLLANTQNQRLDDQRVSLPSLPGLKKENDTSTAGGDSGYLCYMVSKVQGTRMDEQRCSLPQLKTPTPQPTPLKDTITSPSSSGPPRSASFSPASYIERPKTKDKAPQKQALTDAEEDDLFSLMSHFQRGHMDEQRCVLNASPKSTPKHKPSQSTEPKGPDSEKFFNMLANSQGRRLDDQRVSLPTLPGIQNGGTTVTSTAAEKDASYLCYMVSKVQGSRMDEQRCSAPQIFQNTGTPYVQRKDHPSDKPPQRRSSLNQDKPDQEKQVRRHAAQYAAYSPVMLYYFKI from the exons atgATGGCAGCTGCTGAACTGGACTCAAAATCAGAAGCTACCGACACTGTGCCG GAAGCGCCAGAACATGAGCAGATCCTCAACATAATGAGTTACGCACAGCGTGGACGAATGGACGAACAGCGTTGCTCCTTAAATCCTGTTAAAACTGGACAAATCAAAACTACGCCTGCAG GTTCAAACTATGGGCAACACCTTGATGACACACTGCGGGTGTCACTGCCGGGGTTTAACTACCAG GAACCAGGGAGTAATAACCATCACGGCTCTGCACCTCAGATTTCTGTGACAGAGTGTACTCCTGATACACACAGGAAGCTTCTGGTGGTACCACACAACCAAGGACAG GATGAATTACCTGATGAACAACAGAAGTTCATGAATATGATCAGCCATGCCCAGCGTGGACGCATGGACGACCAGAGCTGTTCCTTGGATCCCAGCAAGAGTGCTCCCTGCACACCCAAACCCAAAGACAGGAAGTCTGCTGCAAGTGCATCAAACACAG GTCCAGATTCTGAAGTGTTCTTCAACCTCTTGGCCAACACTCAGAACCAACGGCTCGACGACCAGCGAGTGTCTCTTCCATCATTACCAGGATTAAAGAAGGAAAATGACACGTCTACTGCAGGAGGAGATTCAGGCTACTTGTGTTACATGGTCTCTAAAGTCCAG GGTACCAGAATGGACGAGCAAAGATGCTCACTACCTCAACTCAAAACCCCGACGCCCCAGCCTACACCACTAAAGGATACGATTACGTCTCCGTCTAGTTCAGGCCCTCCACGTTCAGCCTCATTCAGCCCCGCCTCATACATAGAACGACCAAAGACTAAAGATAAAGCACCTCAAAAACAG GCCTTGACTGATGCTGAAGAGGACGATTTATTTTCCTTAATGAGTCATTTCCAGCGTGGGCACATGGATGAACAGCGATGTGTCTTAAATGCCAGTCCCAAGTCCACGCCCAAACACAAGCCCAGTCAGAGCACCGAGCCCAAAG GTCCAGATTCTGAAAAGTTCTTCAACATGCTGGCGAACTCTCAGGGCCGACGGCTTGACGACCAGCGAGTGTCTCTTCCTACGTTGCCAGGGATACAGAACGGTGGTACCACGGTGACATCAACTGCTGCAGAGAAGGATGCAAGCTACTTGTGTTACATGGTCTCCAAAGTCCAG GGCTCAAGGATGGATGAACAGAGATGTTCTGCACCCCAAATCTTCCAAAATACGGGTACCCCATATGTTCAACGCAAAGATCATCCCAGTGATAAACCTCCCCAAAGGCGTTCCTCCTTAAACCAGGACAAACCTGACCAGGAGAAGCAGGTGAGACGTCATGCAGCACAATACGCAGCCTACTCTCCTGTAATGCTATATTATTTTAAGATATGA